One Choristoneura fumiferana chromosome 25, NRCan_CFum_1, whole genome shotgun sequence genomic region harbors:
- the LOC141442377 gene encoding myrosinase 1-like, translated as MARFSCIFALCCLLTASACNIRNKSLSAARSFPANFGFGASTASYQIEGAWDVDGKGISMWDYLVRTNPNHIADNSNGDIAANSYYNYKRDIEMLKELGATHYRFSISWPRILPLGRPNYVNQRGIDHYNAFIDELIANDIVPFATMYHWDLPQILSELGGWTNEEIVDWFGDYARVLYQNFGDRVKHWLTINEPYIHCNFGYGDGRHAPLIQSPGEGYYECGRHILLANARAYHIYNEDFRNTQNGQVGIVLSSDWAYPASDSDDDIQAAEDYLAFHLRLFMDPIFSAQGNYPQTVIDRVQAASTAQGLNASRLRPFTQEQIEDIRGTSDFLALNSYTSKIAFRNSSVTGTFVVPSHNDDAFLDTYMDDSWPASESPWLREHAPGFYNLLVYIKNTYNNPTVYITENGFSSTPGLNDDGRMNYYRNYLSALLDALAEGCDVRGYFAWSLMDNFEWAMGYTQRFGLYQVDMEDPQRTRTPRKSALVYKEIIRSRVIDYDYNPDPYDTDGAFTVSASIIMTLGVAVINMVL; from the exons ATGGCGCGCTTCAGTTGTATATTTGCACTgtg TTGCCTGCTAACAGCAAGCGCGTGCAACATCAGAAACAAAAGTCTATCAGCGGCGAGGTCTTTCCCCGCAAACTTTGGCTTCGGTGCTTCTACTGCTTCCTACCAGATCGAAGGGGCATGGGATGTCGATG GCAAGGGAATTTCAATGTGGGATTACCTGGTCCGCACTAACCCAAACCATATCGCCGATAACAGCAATGGAGACATAGCAGCAAACTCTTACTATAACTACAAAAGGGATATTGAAATGCTGAAAGAATTGGGCGCTACCCACTATAGATTCTCTATATCTTGGCCAAGAATCCTTCCACTGGGTCGTCCAAACTATGTGAACCAACGGGGAATAGATCACTATAACGCCTTCATTGATGAACTTATAGCAAACGACATCGTACCCTTCGCAACGATGTACCACTGGGATTTGCCTCAAATCTTAAGCGAGCTTGGTGGATGGACAAACGAAGAGATTGTAGACTGGTTCGGTGATTATGCTAGGGTTTTGTATCAGAATTTCGGTGACCGGGTCAAGCACTGGTTGACTATTAACGAACCCTACATCCACTGCAACTTTGGCTATGGGGATGGCCGGCATGCCCCTCTTATTCAGTCCCCAGGAGAGGGCTACTACGAGTGCGGTAGACATATTCTCCTCGCTAATGCTAGGGCCTATCATATTTATAATGAAGATTTCAGAAATACACAAAATGGTCAAGTTGGTATCGTTTTGAGCTCCGACTGGGCGTATCCTGCCAGTGACTCTGATGATGATATCCAAGCTGCAGAAGACTATTTGGCTTTCCAT cTACGCTTGTTTATGGATCCGATTTTCTCAGCGCAAGGCAACTATCCACAAACGGTGATCGATCGTGTGCAAGCCGCCAGCACTGCTCAGGGCCTGAACGCCTCAAGGCTTCGTCCATTCACTCAAGAGCAGATCGAGGACATCAGAGGAACCTCAGACTTCTTGGCTCTGAACAGCTACACGAGTAAAATTGCTTTCAGAAACAGTTCCGTAACAGGGACCTTTGTAGTACCCTCGCATAATGATGACGCATTTTTGGATACATACATGGATGACTCGTGGCCTGCAAGTGAAAGTCCATGGCTTAGG GAACATGCGCCAGGCTTCTACAACCTGCTTGTATACATCAAAAACACTTACAACAACCCGACTGTTTATATCACAGAGAATGGTTTTTCGTCGACCCCCGGTCTTAACGACGATGGAAGAATGAATTATTACAGAAATTATCTCAGTGCCCTTCTTGACGCCCTTGCTGAAG GCTGTGACGTGAGAGGATATTTCGCATGGAGTTTGATGGACAATTTTGAATGGGCGATGGGCTACAC ACAAAGATTTGGTCTCTACCAAGTGGACATGGAGGACCCCCAAAGAACTAGGACCCCGAGAAAATCAGCACTTGTATACAAAGAGATCATCCGTAGTCGAGTGATCGACTATGACTACAATCCTGACCCCTATGATACCGATGGAGCCTTTACCGTCAGCGCTTCCATTATTATGACGTTAGGTGTCGCTGTTATCAATATGGTGCTTTAA